A portion of the Roseimicrobium gellanilyticum genome contains these proteins:
- a CDS encoding DUF2126 domain-containing protein, with product MSIHVALHHRTTYSYDRLISLGPQTIRLRPAPHCRTKILSYSLQVAPKQHFINWQQDSHSNYLGRLVFPEKTREFDVTVDLVAEMAVYNPFDFFLEPSAEKFPFKYEPWLKKDLAPFLEWEEQSPKILRYIEPWMGKKDIRTIDFLVELNAQLQKDISYLIRMEPGVQTVEETLTLRSGSCRDTGWLLVNILRRLGFAARFVSGYLIQLTADVKALDGPSGTEVDFTDLHAWCEVYLPGAGWIGLDPTSGLLAGEGHIPLACTPEPMTAAPVSGALDKAESTMHHEMKVTRIYESPRVTKPYTDEQWAEILKSGRAVDARLHAGDVRLTMGGEPTFVSIDDPDGAEWNFAANGKRKRELSGELIKRLRKHFAPTGGMLHYGQGKWYPGESLPRWSLGCWWRKDGEPIWENADLIADESINYGHGAAEAKVLADRLIDHLGVDGQWLMPAYEDVYYYIWRERRLPVNVDPLNSNLNDKEERERIRRIFEQGLGSIVGYALPLQRNYVGDELEWSSGPWFLRRETLYLTPGDSPMGLRLPLDSLPWAPLSELPYKPEPDPMEERGALPPRRSRAAQMHVAVGETGRDSTKPTHATYPYGPESAVAQKAGSRQKLAPASATGTRQPEQGRSAPWVVRTALCVEPRNGRLHVFMPPVTAIEDYLDLVAAIEDAAADLSMPLIIEGEPPPYDPRLSVLKVTPDPGVIEVNIHPSATWDELVEKTTILYDETRLTRLGTEKFMVDGRHTGTGGGNHIIMGGETPSDSPILRRPDLLRSLLNYWHNHPSLSYLFSGLFIGPTSQAPRVDEARNDSLYELQMAFDQVPDASGYIAPWLVDRLFRNLLIDSTGNTHRAEFCIDKLYSPDSSTGRLGLVELRSYEMPPDARMSVAQHLMLRSLIARFWEEPYAAPLVRWGTDIHDRWMLPHFVWNDFSEVVGDLKSSGFEMKSEWFAPHYEFRFPRIGAFSQKDVEVQLRTALEPWHVLGEESGGGGTVRYVDSSLERMEVKVKGMVDPRHVITVNGRRLPLHPTGVNGEYVCGVRYRAWQPPECLQPMIGVHSPLTFDLVDTWNNRSLGGCRYHVSHPGGRSYDTFPVNAYEAESRRLSRFEAMGHTGGKVTPPAPPLSREFPFTLDLRA from the coding sequence ATGTCCATACACGTCGCGCTTCATCACCGCACCACCTACTCTTACGATCGTCTCATTTCTCTGGGACCGCAGACCATTCGTTTGCGACCGGCGCCGCACTGCCGGACCAAGATCCTGAGCTACTCGCTGCAGGTCGCCCCCAAGCAGCACTTCATCAACTGGCAGCAGGACTCGCACTCGAACTACCTGGGCCGGCTCGTCTTTCCCGAGAAGACCCGCGAGTTTGATGTGACCGTGGATCTGGTGGCTGAGATGGCGGTGTACAATCCGTTCGATTTCTTCCTTGAGCCCTCCGCGGAAAAGTTTCCCTTCAAGTATGAGCCGTGGTTGAAGAAGGATCTGGCGCCATTTTTGGAGTGGGAGGAGCAGAGTCCAAAAATTCTGCGTTACATTGAGCCCTGGATGGGGAAGAAGGACATCCGGACCATCGATTTTCTGGTGGAACTGAATGCGCAACTGCAGAAGGACATCAGCTATCTCATCCGCATGGAGCCGGGGGTGCAGACGGTGGAAGAAACGCTTACGCTGCGGAGTGGTTCCTGTCGTGATACGGGGTGGCTGCTCGTGAATATCCTGCGCCGCCTTGGATTCGCGGCGCGCTTTGTGAGTGGATACCTCATCCAGCTCACGGCGGATGTGAAGGCGCTCGATGGTCCGAGCGGCACGGAGGTGGACTTCACCGATCTGCATGCGTGGTGCGAAGTGTATCTGCCCGGTGCGGGCTGGATTGGCCTGGATCCCACCAGCGGATTGCTCGCGGGAGAGGGGCACATCCCCCTGGCCTGCACACCGGAGCCCATGACGGCCGCTCCGGTGAGCGGTGCGCTCGACAAAGCGGAGTCGACGATGCACCACGAAATGAAGGTGACACGCATCTACGAGTCACCGCGCGTCACGAAGCCTTACACCGATGAACAGTGGGCGGAGATTCTGAAGAGTGGTCGCGCCGTGGATGCACGTCTGCATGCCGGTGATGTGCGTCTCACCATGGGTGGTGAGCCTACCTTCGTGTCCATAGATGATCCGGATGGCGCAGAGTGGAACTTTGCGGCGAATGGCAAACGCAAACGTGAGCTGTCCGGAGAGCTCATCAAGCGGCTGCGCAAGCACTTCGCGCCCACGGGAGGCATGCTGCACTACGGCCAGGGCAAGTGGTATCCGGGCGAGAGCCTGCCCCGCTGGTCGCTGGGCTGTTGGTGGCGCAAGGATGGCGAGCCCATTTGGGAAAACGCAGACCTCATCGCGGATGAAAGCATCAACTACGGTCACGGCGCCGCGGAGGCGAAGGTGCTCGCGGATCGGCTTATTGACCATTTGGGGGTGGATGGCCAGTGGCTCATGCCCGCGTATGAGGATGTCTACTACTACATCTGGCGGGAGCGGCGCCTGCCGGTGAACGTGGACCCGCTCAACAGCAATCTGAATGACAAGGAGGAACGGGAACGCATCCGTCGCATCTTCGAGCAGGGTCTGGGCAGCATCGTGGGTTATGCGTTGCCACTGCAGCGCAACTACGTAGGGGATGAACTGGAGTGGTCCAGTGGTCCATGGTTCTTGCGTCGAGAGACGTTGTATTTGACTCCGGGTGACTCGCCCATGGGGCTTCGCCTTCCGCTGGACTCCCTGCCGTGGGCGCCGCTGAGCGAACTGCCCTACAAGCCGGAGCCTGATCCCATGGAAGAGCGTGGCGCGCTCCCTCCGCGACGTAGTCGCGCAGCGCAGATGCACGTGGCCGTGGGCGAGACTGGAAGAGATTCTACCAAGCCGACTCATGCCACGTATCCCTACGGTCCCGAAAGCGCCGTGGCGCAGAAGGCTGGATCAAGGCAGAAGCTGGCCCCAGCATCCGCGACAGGCACGCGCCAGCCGGAGCAGGGCCGGAGCGCTCCGTGGGTGGTACGCACCGCGCTATGCGTGGAACCGCGCAATGGAAGACTGCACGTCTTCATGCCGCCAGTGACGGCGATTGAAGATTACCTCGACCTGGTGGCGGCCATTGAAGATGCCGCAGCCGATCTGAGCATGCCGTTGATCATCGAGGGCGAGCCACCACCATATGATCCGCGCCTCAGCGTGCTGAAGGTGACGCCCGACCCGGGCGTGATTGAGGTGAACATCCATCCCTCCGCCACGTGGGATGAACTGGTGGAGAAGACCACCATCCTATACGATGAAACGCGTCTCACGCGCCTGGGCACGGAGAAATTCATGGTGGATGGCCGCCACACGGGCACGGGGGGAGGCAATCACATCATCATGGGGGGCGAGACGCCTTCGGACTCTCCCATTCTGCGTCGGCCGGATCTGTTACGCTCGCTGCTGAACTACTGGCACAATCATCCCTCGCTCAGCTACCTGTTCTCCGGCCTCTTCATTGGACCCACCAGCCAGGCGCCGCGTGTGGATGAAGCGCGCAATGATTCCCTGTACGAACTGCAGATGGCCTTCGACCAGGTGCCTGATGCCAGCGGCTACATCGCGCCCTGGCTGGTGGATCGCCTCTTCCGCAACTTGCTCATCGACTCCACTGGCAACACGCACCGTGCGGAGTTCTGCATCGACAAGCTGTACTCTCCGGACAGCAGCACAGGCCGCCTGGGCCTCGTGGAACTGCGCAGCTATGAGATGCCACCGGATGCACGCATGAGCGTGGCGCAGCATCTGATGCTCCGCTCCCTGATTGCCAGGTTTTGGGAAGAGCCCTATGCAGCGCCACTCGTGCGCTGGGGTACGGACATCCATGATCGCTGGATGCTGCCGCACTTTGTGTGGAACGACTTCAGTGAGGTGGTCGGGGATCTGAAGTCCTCCGGATTTGAGATGAAGTCCGAGTGGTTTGCGCCGCACTATGAATTCCGCTTCCCTCGTATCGGTGCCTTCTCGCAGAAGGATGTGGAGGTGCAGCTCCGTACGGCACTGGAGCCCTGGCATGTGCTCGGTGAGGAGTCTGGCGGTGGTGGCACGGTACGCTATGTGGACAGTTCACTGGAGCGCATGGAGGTGAAGGTGAAGGGCATGGTGGATCCCCGACATGTGATCACGGTGAATGGACGCCGCCTGCCGCTGCATCCCACCGGGGTGAATGGCGAGTACGTCTGTGGCGTACGGTACCGGGCCTGGCAGCCGCCGGAGTGCCTGCAGCCCATGATTGGCGTGCACAGCCCACTGACCTTTGACCTCGTGGATACCTGGAACAACCGCTCGTTGGGTGGCTGTCGCTACCACGTCTCCCACCCGGGAGGCCGGAGCTACGATACCTTCCCGGTAAACGCCTATGAGGCGGAGAGCCGGCGGTTGTCACGATTCGAGGCCATGGGTCATACCGGAGGCAAGGTAACTCCTCCGGCGCCGCCCCTGTCCCGTGAGTTTCCCTTCACACTGGATTTGCGTGCTTAG
- a CDS encoding circularly permuted type 2 ATP-grasp protein, whose translation MADLLAACSRSPATGWGEAFAPDGQIRPAWQPFLSSLAKLTVQDLNARREEANQLLREHGATYTIYNEQKQYTDRHWRLDILPLIISSQEWSGLEAALKQRSRLLRMLVKDIYGERRLLKEGWIPPSLVMANPGFIRAAHGVNPAGGHMLFHHAVDLARGPDGRWVVLADRTQAPSGKGYSLENRIVLTSLFPDEFRSMHVHRLAAFFQVERDALRAMAPQNHADPRVVLFTPGPLNETYFEHAYKARYLGFPLVEGADLTVRGRKVYLKTLEGLRQVDVIVRRVDDTFCDPLELRGETWLGVPGLVEAWRAGTVAIANGIGSGVIETPALLPFLPGLCRHLLGEDLQLGNAETWWCGQPKELQHVEDNLDRFVLKRAFVGGAGQPVFGSQLTDVQRDELMARVKASPQDFAAQERLPLSTAPVFENGRIERHPLVLRCYIVPHGEDFAVLPGGLTRVSPSPQGLVVSMQAGGISKDTWVLADGPVEQLTLLLPPSVVVRPEKMAGEVPSRVADHFFWLGRYVERLEDAVRVLRAVLQRMTGEGTEDQARELSALVPWLVALGRLPDRFGTKVASGELRGELFALIDHSNRDGSVRELMNRVSFNATALRDRLSDDTWRLLNKLVRHVHGRNVRSRVPEALEFLNSLVLELAAFTGMEMENMTRGHGWRFLDLGRRVERAQNILTLLKAAVHPPPRNDSVLGPLLEVFDSAMSYRRRYHARAQLAPVLDMLIADETNPRSLTWQLHQLTRHASQLPRTGREGDAHEEKRQVDGMLSELAGINFETLVKHEDANPGALVALFDELFSSLGRLSQTISAHYFSHALPHVR comes from the coding sequence GTGGCAGATCTGCTTGCGGCGTGTTCTCGTAGCCCGGCTACGGGATGGGGCGAGGCTTTTGCACCGGACGGCCAGATACGTCCGGCGTGGCAGCCGTTCCTTTCCTCCCTGGCCAAGCTGACGGTGCAGGATCTCAACGCCCGGCGCGAGGAGGCGAACCAGCTCCTGCGAGAGCACGGCGCCACCTACACCATCTACAACGAACAGAAGCAGTACACGGACCGGCACTGGCGGCTGGACATCCTGCCGCTCATCATTTCCTCGCAGGAATGGAGTGGGCTGGAGGCTGCGCTGAAGCAGCGGTCCCGTCTGCTGCGGATGCTGGTGAAGGACATATACGGCGAACGCCGCCTGCTCAAGGAGGGATGGATACCACCTTCGCTCGTGATGGCGAATCCCGGTTTCATCCGGGCCGCGCACGGGGTGAATCCCGCAGGGGGCCACATGCTCTTCCATCATGCGGTGGATCTCGCGCGTGGGCCTGACGGCCGTTGGGTGGTGCTGGCAGATCGCACACAGGCCCCCTCCGGCAAGGGATACTCGCTGGAGAACCGCATCGTTCTCACGAGTTTGTTCCCTGATGAGTTCCGTTCGATGCACGTTCATCGACTTGCGGCTTTCTTCCAGGTGGAGCGTGACGCGTTGCGGGCCATGGCGCCACAGAATCACGCAGACCCACGCGTGGTGCTCTTCACTCCTGGGCCGCTGAACGAAACCTACTTCGAGCACGCGTACAAGGCGCGCTACCTCGGCTTCCCCCTGGTGGAGGGCGCGGATCTCACCGTGCGCGGACGCAAGGTGTACCTCAAGACGCTCGAAGGCCTTCGTCAGGTGGATGTGATCGTGCGGCGCGTGGATGACACCTTCTGTGATCCTCTGGAGTTGCGTGGAGAAACCTGGCTGGGTGTGCCTGGACTGGTGGAGGCCTGGCGTGCTGGTACGGTGGCGATTGCCAATGGCATCGGCAGTGGTGTGATCGAAACGCCTGCGCTGCTTCCCTTCCTACCGGGACTTTGTCGTCACCTGCTGGGCGAAGATTTGCAGCTTGGCAATGCTGAAACGTGGTGGTGTGGCCAGCCGAAGGAACTACAGCATGTGGAGGACAATCTCGATCGCTTCGTGCTGAAGCGTGCCTTTGTGGGCGGAGCTGGTCAGCCGGTATTTGGTTCACAACTCACCGATGTGCAGCGGGACGAGCTGATGGCGCGAGTGAAGGCTTCGCCGCAGGATTTTGCCGCGCAGGAGAGGTTGCCGCTTTCGACGGCACCCGTGTTTGAGAACGGGAGAATCGAGAGGCACCCGCTGGTGCTGCGCTGCTACATTGTGCCACACGGTGAAGACTTCGCCGTGCTGCCCGGAGGTCTTACCCGCGTGAGCCCCTCGCCGCAGGGATTGGTGGTCTCCATGCAAGCAGGTGGCATCAGCAAGGACACCTGGGTGCTGGCGGATGGCCCTGTGGAACAGCTCACGTTGCTGCTGCCGCCTTCCGTGGTGGTGCGCCCGGAGAAGATGGCGGGTGAAGTGCCCAGCCGTGTGGCGGACCATTTCTTCTGGCTGGGGCGGTATGTGGAGCGTCTGGAAGATGCCGTACGTGTGCTGCGTGCCGTGCTGCAGCGAATGACGGGGGAAGGCACCGAAGATCAGGCGCGTGAACTTTCAGCGCTGGTGCCCTGGCTGGTGGCGTTGGGACGTTTGCCGGACCGATTCGGCACGAAGGTGGCGAGCGGTGAACTTCGCGGCGAGCTGTTTGCCCTAATCGATCACTCCAATCGCGATGGCAGCGTGCGCGAGCTGATGAACCGCGTGAGCTTCAATGCGACGGCACTGCGCGACCGTCTCTCGGACGACACCTGGCGTCTGTTGAACAAGCTTGTGCGGCATGTCCACGGGCGGAATGTGCGCTCCCGTGTTCCGGAGGCGCTGGAGTTCTTGAATTCACTCGTGCTGGAGCTCGCGGCCTTCACAGGCATGGAGATGGAGAACATGACGCGTGGCCACGGCTGGCGTTTCCTGGACTTGGGACGTCGCGTGGAGCGTGCCCAGAATATCCTCACCTTGCTCAAGGCTGCGGTGCATCCGCCGCCGCGCAATGATTCCGTGCTGGGGCCATTGCTGGAGGTATTCGACAGCGCCATGTCCTACCGCCGTCGCTACCATGCGCGCGCGCAGCTTGCTCCGGTGCTGGATATGCTGATTGCCGACGAAACAAATCCGCGCTCCCTCACGTGGCAGCTTCACCAGCTCACGCGTCACGCCTCGCAACTGCCCCGTACCGGGCGCGAAGGGGATGCGCATGAAGAGAAGCGCCAGGTGGACGGCATGCTCTCTGAGCTGGCTGGCATCAACTTCGAAACGCTGGTCAAGCACGAGGATGCGAATCCGGGCGCGCTGGTAGCGCTGTTCGATGAGTTGTTCTCGTCCCTTGGCCGATTGTCACAGACCATCTCTGCCCACTATTTCAGTCACGCACTGCCCCACGTGCGTTAG
- a CDS encoding transglutaminase family protein — protein sequence MRYEIIHRTIYKYQEPISVGHHLARLAPKNEGRQTLLWHGLDIDPAPSTMAGHTDYFGNRVLFFALHGSHKELVVTAHSRVIVNDPVIPDPLTTPAWETLRDGVRADVLTPDAEAGEFSFPSPFIRPDAVFAKYALTSFIPGRAVLAAAIELNSRMFRDFKFDPKATDVATPILEAFKLRRGVCQDFAQIYIACLRSIGLPVRYVSGYLETLPPPGKPKMVGADASHAWVSVWCGSEHGWVDLDPTNNCLPAARHISVAIGRDFGDVSPLRGVVYGSGEQELKVQVDVKPMPELKLVEATQEKAEDTKP from the coding sequence ATGCGTTACGAGATCATCCATCGCACCATCTACAAGTACCAGGAGCCCATTTCCGTGGGACATCATCTCGCGCGGCTGGCTCCAAAGAACGAGGGGCGGCAGACGCTCTTGTGGCACGGATTGGATATTGATCCTGCGCCCTCGACGATGGCGGGACACACGGACTACTTTGGCAATCGCGTGTTGTTCTTTGCGCTGCATGGTTCTCACAAGGAGCTGGTGGTCACAGCGCACAGCCGTGTGATTGTGAATGATCCGGTCATTCCGGATCCCCTGACGACGCCTGCATGGGAAACACTGCGTGACGGCGTGCGTGCAGATGTTCTGACTCCGGATGCGGAGGCGGGTGAGTTCTCATTCCCTTCGCCCTTCATCAGGCCGGATGCGGTGTTCGCGAAGTACGCACTCACTTCGTTCATTCCGGGACGTGCGGTGCTGGCCGCGGCGATTGAGCTGAACTCGCGCATGTTCCGTGACTTCAAGTTTGATCCCAAGGCGACGGATGTGGCGACGCCCATCCTTGAAGCTTTCAAGCTGCGTCGCGGTGTGTGCCAGGACTTCGCGCAGATCTACATTGCCTGCCTGCGTTCGATCGGGCTTCCGGTGCGTTATGTCAGCGGCTACCTCGAAACACTTCCACCACCCGGCAAACCCAAGATGGTAGGTGCTGACGCGTCACATGCCTGGGTGAGCGTCTGGTGCGGCTCAGAACATGGATGGGTGGATCTGGATCCCACGAACAACTGCCTTCCCGCGGCACGGCATATCTCGGTGGCGATTGGCCGTGACTTTGGGGACGTATCCCCGCTGCGTGGTGTCGTGTACGGCAGCGGTGAGCAGGAGCTGAAGGTCCAGGTGGATGTGAAACCGATGCCGGAATTGAAGCTGGTAGAGGCAACACAAGAGAAGGCGGAGGACACGAAGCCATAG
- a CDS encoding hybrid sensor histidine kinase/response regulator, translated as MDGLPPIRKLLILDDNGIDRETCRRYLTKAPGNNYEFIEHNSVEGAMDIVLSERPDCILLDYHLHDGNGVEFLQELITAGGPRSFPVVMLTGTGNEAIAVQVMKAGAQDYLVKDRLNPELLHRAVENAMYKAHTERLLEQQRREMEQLFLETQEANARKDQFLAALSHELRTPLTPVLAAVTATDVEHSDPEQLRNMLAIIRRNVELEARLIDDLLDLTRISRGKLEVDLRPTDLNSLLHHTADTCHEEISQKQLTLKWQLEAIHCAVQADPARLQQVFWNLLKNAVKFTPVGGQITITTRNLPGDRIAAEIRDSGVGIDPSFIGKIFDAFEQGSPEITRHFGGLGLGLAIAKALVDAHGGTIQAESDPSVGGAAFTVTLHCTQQAPLVTSPSPTSNPSQDIDGHGSIHLLLVEDHIDTARVLGRIMSREGYQVHLAGSIREAVGLYEKQSMDCVISDIGLPDGSGTELLEKLKAIRPTQGIALSGYGTERDVERSRKAGFSQHLTKPVHWPKLEKALKEVLGRQR; from the coding sequence ATGGACGGACTTCCCCCCATCCGCAAACTTCTCATCCTGGACGACAATGGCATCGACCGGGAAACATGCCGGCGCTATCTGACCAAAGCCCCGGGCAACAACTACGAGTTCATCGAGCACAACTCCGTGGAAGGTGCCATGGACATCGTGCTGAGCGAGCGTCCGGACTGCATCCTGCTGGACTACCACCTCCACGATGGAAACGGAGTTGAGTTCCTCCAAGAACTGATCACCGCAGGCGGACCGCGAAGCTTCCCAGTGGTGATGCTCACGGGCACTGGCAATGAAGCCATCGCCGTGCAGGTGATGAAGGCGGGTGCGCAGGATTATCTGGTCAAGGACCGCCTCAATCCGGAATTGCTGCATCGCGCCGTGGAGAACGCCATGTACAAGGCACACACGGAGCGCCTGCTGGAGCAGCAGAGGCGGGAGATGGAGCAGCTCTTCCTGGAGACCCAGGAAGCGAATGCACGGAAGGACCAGTTTCTGGCGGCACTCTCACACGAACTGCGCACCCCGCTCACTCCGGTGCTGGCCGCTGTGACCGCGACCGATGTCGAGCATTCGGATCCCGAACAGCTCCGCAACATGCTCGCCATCATCCGGAGGAATGTGGAGCTGGAGGCGCGTCTCATCGATGACTTGCTGGACCTCACCCGCATTTCTCGTGGGAAGCTGGAGGTGGATCTGCGCCCTACGGATCTGAACAGCCTGTTGCACCACACGGCGGATACCTGCCATGAGGAGATCTCACAGAAACAGCTTACTCTGAAGTGGCAGCTTGAAGCCATCCACTGCGCCGTACAGGCCGATCCTGCAAGATTGCAGCAAGTGTTCTGGAACCTGCTGAAGAATGCCGTGAAGTTCACTCCAGTCGGCGGACAAATCACAATCACCACCCGGAACTTGCCCGGTGACAGAATTGCCGCCGAGATACGCGACAGCGGTGTGGGCATCGACCCTTCCTTCATTGGCAAAATCTTCGACGCCTTCGAGCAGGGCAGCCCGGAGATCACCCGCCATTTCGGCGGCCTCGGGTTGGGCCTCGCCATTGCCAAGGCACTGGTAGACGCTCATGGTGGGACCATTCAGGCGGAAAGTGACCCCTCCGTAGGTGGAGCAGCCTTCACCGTCACACTGCATTGCACGCAGCAGGCGCCCCTTGTTACGTCCCCCTCGCCGACGAGCAATCCCTCGCAGGACATCGATGGGCACGGCTCCATTCACCTTCTTCTGGTGGAGGACCACATCGACACCGCGCGAGTACTGGGACGCATCATGTCCCGCGAAGGGTACCAAGTGCATCTCGCTGGAAGCATCCGGGAGGCAGTGGGTCTGTATGAGAAGCAATCCATGGATTGCGTCATCAGCGATATCGGCCTTCCTGATGGCAGTGGCACTGAGCTCCTCGAAAAGCTGAAAGCCATCCGCCCGACACAAGGGATTGCCTTGAGCGGCTACGGTACCGAGCGGGACGTGGAACGCTCGCGCAAGGCGGGCTTTTCCCAGCACCTCACCAAGCCCGTGCACTGGCCCAAGCTGGAGAAGGCACTCAAGGAAGTTCTGGGCAGGCAGAGGTGA
- a CDS encoding response regulator, with translation MSSSSVRPILVVEDQDADYETVMRRLKKLSIEAPVHRCLGVDEVHDHLGRWKAGIAAMPMPALLVLDLKLPDGDGQELLVRMKSDESFKDIPVVVWSAVNDPAVQERCLKVGASEFRAKAADNTITDAAIDHMVHLWRQSTVL, from the coding sequence ATGTCATCCTCCAGCGTGCGGCCCATCCTCGTCGTGGAGGATCAAGATGCCGACTATGAAACCGTGATGCGCCGCCTGAAAAAGCTCAGCATCGAAGCCCCCGTGCATCGCTGCCTCGGCGTGGATGAGGTCCACGATCATCTGGGCCGCTGGAAGGCTGGTATTGCTGCCATGCCCATGCCTGCCCTGCTGGTGCTGGATCTGAAGCTTCCTGACGGTGACGGCCAGGAGCTGCTGGTCAGGATGAAGTCGGATGAGTCATTCAAGGACATTCCCGTCGTGGTGTGGAGTGCCGTGAACGACCCTGCGGTGCAGGAGCGTTGCCTCAAGGTTGGAGCCAGCGAGTTTCGAGCGAAGGCTGCAGACAACACGATCACCGACGCGGCGATTGACCACATGGTCCATCTGTGGCGCCAGTCCACTGTTCTCTAA
- a CDS encoding ATP-binding protein — MTDLKTIDQAALAICSREPIHIPGAIQPHGVLMVLREPDLVCIQASTNSASVTGLGPAQLLGREVQDIFRADAGKVAAACREENPSQVSPVSVTLQGQHYHCVIHRHDGVLIVEVEHAAAENPSLYRRMQQAFADLRHAESPTTLHQTMAEFIAKLSGFERVMVYRFDTDWHGEVVGECLTADVDAYMGHHFPASDIPEQARALYRRNWLRIIPDATYKATPLEPPLNPQTGRPLDLSFSVLRSVSPVHLEYLRNMDVAASMSISLIVDDRLWGLIACHHRTPLQLPHAIRSACEMYGQVASLELGAKEEKERLTLHYRATRIQTRFFDIIAEEQNFVEALVKFSPQLLTFMNAGGAAIHVNGKLTLLGNTPNEAAVKGLVEWLKQQPFDSVIATDELSSVYPEGSTFQDCASGLLAVKLSRVEPQYVLWFRPEVITTVTWAGNPHKPTTDHLALHPRKSFATWKQKVTGRSLPWTSAETHGAEELRTALNALLLRRTEKLSKLNAELEKKNTDLNSFAYIASHDLREPLRGMANYARFIQEDHAGSLQDDALARLSKITDLAVYCEELLDELNHFSKVGRMEIRRKPTRLDAVVSECSEALSSLLHESGAELKRPHPLPEVSCDPVLIREVFSNLITNAIRYNTSHHKWVEVGVRPPIAPEEPLTLYVQDNGIGIREKHREAVFQIFRRLHPDNRYGKGTGAGLAIVRSIVEKHGGRIWIEAPPEGGTTFLFTLPTAS; from the coding sequence ATGACGGATCTCAAGACCATCGATCAGGCGGCACTCGCCATCTGCAGTCGCGAACCCATTCACATCCCTGGCGCCATCCAGCCACACGGCGTGTTGATGGTACTACGTGAGCCGGACCTCGTCTGCATCCAGGCCAGCACGAACAGCGCCTCCGTTACCGGCCTTGGCCCTGCGCAACTCCTCGGCAGGGAGGTGCAGGACATCTTCCGTGCGGACGCCGGGAAAGTCGCCGCCGCCTGCCGCGAGGAGAACCCCTCGCAGGTGTCTCCCGTATCAGTCACGCTCCAGGGCCAGCACTACCACTGTGTGATACATCGGCACGACGGCGTGCTCATTGTCGAAGTTGAACACGCTGCCGCGGAAAATCCCAGCCTGTACCGCCGCATGCAGCAAGCGTTCGCTGATTTGCGCCACGCCGAGAGTCCCACTACCCTCCATCAGACGATGGCGGAGTTCATCGCGAAACTCAGCGGATTCGAGCGCGTCATGGTTTACCGCTTCGATACCGACTGGCATGGCGAGGTCGTCGGTGAATGTCTTACGGCGGACGTGGACGCCTACATGGGCCACCACTTTCCCGCATCAGACATTCCCGAACAGGCGCGTGCGTTGTATCGGAGGAACTGGCTGCGCATCATTCCAGATGCCACTTACAAGGCGACCCCGCTTGAGCCACCGCTGAACCCGCAGACGGGTCGCCCACTGGACCTCAGCTTCTCTGTTCTGCGCAGTGTCTCGCCTGTGCACTTGGAGTACCTGAGAAACATGGATGTGGCAGCATCCATGTCCATCTCCCTCATCGTGGACGACCGCTTGTGGGGACTCATCGCTTGTCATCATCGCACGCCGTTGCAACTTCCCCACGCCATTCGCAGCGCATGTGAGATGTACGGACAGGTGGCCTCGCTCGAACTCGGCGCCAAGGAGGAAAAGGAACGACTCACCCTCCACTACCGGGCCACACGCATCCAGACGCGCTTTTTTGACATCATCGCCGAGGAGCAGAATTTCGTGGAGGCGCTGGTGAAGTTTTCCCCGCAACTCCTCACCTTCATGAATGCAGGCGGTGCCGCCATTCATGTGAATGGAAAACTCACCCTGCTGGGAAATACGCCCAATGAGGCCGCCGTGAAAGGGCTGGTGGAGTGGCTCAAGCAGCAACCGTTCGATTCCGTGATCGCCACGGATGAACTCAGCAGCGTGTACCCTGAAGGCTCCACCTTCCAGGATTGCGCCAGCGGCCTGCTGGCAGTGAAGCTCTCCCGCGTGGAACCACAGTACGTACTCTGGTTCCGCCCCGAGGTGATCACCACCGTCACGTGGGCGGGCAATCCTCACAAACCGACCACCGACCATCTCGCCCTGCATCCCCGCAAATCCTTCGCCACCTGGAAGCAAAAGGTCACAGGCAGATCACTCCCCTGGACCTCGGCGGAAACGCACGGCGCAGAGGAATTGCGCACCGCGCTGAATGCCCTTCTCCTGCGTCGCACCGAAAAACTGAGCAAACTCAACGCGGAACTTGAGAAGAAAAACACGGATCTCAATTCCTTCGCCTACATCGCATCCCATGACCTGCGCGAGCCACTGAGGGGCATGGCCAACTACGCCCGGTTCATCCAGGAGGACCACGCCGGATCATTGCAGGACGACGCTCTCGCGAGATTGAGCAAGATCACGGACCTCGCAGTGTATTGCGAGGAACTGCTCGATGAATTGAACCACTTCTCCAAGGTGGGCAGGATGGAAATCCGGCGCAAGCCCACCCGGCTGGATGCAGTGGTGAGTGAGTGCAGCGAGGCCCTTTCCTCCCTGCTCCATGAAAGTGGCGCCGAACTAAAAAGGCCACATCCGCTTCCAGAGGTCTCATGCGATCCCGTGCTGATTCGAGAAGTGTTCTCCAACCTCATCACCAACGCGATTCGCTACAATACCAGCCACCACAAATGGGTGGAGGTAGGTGTACGCCCCCCCATCGCACCAGAGGAGCCGCTGACGCTCTACGTTCAGGACAACGGCATCGGCATTCGTGAGAAGCACCGTGAGGCCGTCTTCCAGATCTTCCGCCGCCTGCACCCGGACAACCGATACGGCAAGGGAACCGGCGCCGGTCTCGCCATCGTAAGGAGCATTGTGGAAAAGCATGGGGGGCGCATCTGGATCGAGGCGCCGCCCGAGGGTGGAACCACTTTCCTTTTCACCCTGCCCACTGCCTCATGA